The following are encoded together in the Triticum dicoccoides isolate Atlit2015 ecotype Zavitan chromosome 6B, WEW_v2.0, whole genome shotgun sequence genome:
- the LOC119325627 gene encoding lipid phosphate phosphatase epsilon 2, chloroplastic-like, producing the protein MLLSPPAPWPRVEPVRLNRLPQRKGRLLSLPRSRRLGLCMAEMAMVGGGSSREPGVSAGEGEAMLGGDKLPGPRAETAATRWTPVEAALNRMSKWLVAGSFAFAALCKRDSEIMWALMGAYANSMLSLVLKKLLNHERPAPALRSDPGMPSSHAQSIFYAATLLVLSVFYWLGTNYLAMIIGATTIASAAYLSWLRISQRLHTLNQVLVGATVGSAFSTMWFALWHLFVREALASSLWVKIPVGLGSEVVCVAFVIYIIRQWFKDAQ; encoded by the exons ATGCTCCTGTCGCCACCAGCCCCATGGCCGCGCGTCGAGCCCGTGCGCTTGAATCGTCTCCCGCAGCGCAAAGGCCGGCTACTCTCGCTTCCGCGTAGCCGGCGGCTCGGCTTGTGCATGGCTGAGATGGCCATGGTCGGGGGTGGGTCATCCCGTGAGCCTGGGGTTTCTGCTGGGGAGGGGGAGGCGATGCTGGGAGGCGACAAGTTGCCCGGTCCgagggcggagacggcggcgaCCCGGTGGACGCCCGTCGAGGCGGCGCTGAATCGGATG AGTAAATGGCTGGTTGCTGGTTCTTTTGCTTTTGCGGCTCTTTGTAAGCGTGATTCTGAAATTATGTGGGCTTTGATGGGTGCGTATGCAAACTCTATGCTTTCGTTGGTTCTTAAAAAACTGCTCAACCATGAAAGGCCGGCACCAGCTTTGCGGTCTGATCCTGGGATGCCATCATCCCATGCCCAATCTATTTTCTATGCTGCAACACTTCTAGTTCTTTCAG TCTTCTATTGGCTTGGGACAAATTATCTGGCAATGATTATTGGGGCTACAACTATAGCATCGGCCGCCTATCTA TCGTGGCTACGGATATCGCAGCGTCTCCACACACTGAACCAGGTTCTTGTGGGCGCTACTGTAGGATCAGCCTTCAGCACTATGTGGTTTGCGCTCTGGCATTTGTTTGTGCGGGAAGCTCTTGCTTCCTCGTTGTGGGTCAAAATTCCAGTCGGCCTTGGTTCAGAAGTGGTTTGTGTTGCCTTCGTCATCTACATCATTCGGCAGTGGTTCAAGGATGCGCAATGA
- the LOC119324198 gene encoding lipid phosphate phosphatase epsilon 2, chloroplastic-like, which translates to MLLSPPAPWPRVEPARLNRPPQRKGRLLSLPRSRRPRSPRRLGVCMAEMAMVGSGSFREPGVSAGEGDAMLGGGKLPGPRAEAAVTRWTPVEAALNRMSKWLVAASFALAALWKRDAEIMWALMGAVANTVLSSILKKLLNHERPAPALRSDPGMPSSHAQSIFYAATFLVLSVFSWLGTNYLAMILGATTVALASYLSWLRVSQRLHTLNQILVGAAVGLAFSTLWFALWHLLVRDAFASSLWVQIPVVLGSVVFCVSFVVYIIQHWLKDE; encoded by the exons ATGCTCCTGTCGCCACCAGCCCCATGGCCGCGCGTCGAGCCCGCGCGCTTGAATCGCCCCCCGCAGCGCAAAGGCCGGCTACTCTCGCTTCCGCGTAGTCGGCGACCAAGGTCGCCGCGGCGGCTTGGCGTGTGCATGGCTGAGATGGCCATGGTCGGGAGCGGGTCATTCCGGGAGCCTGGGGTTTCTGCCGGGGAGGGAGATGCGATGCTGGGAGGCGGGAAGTTGCCCGGTCcgagggcggaggcggcggtgactcGGTGGACACCCGTCGAGGCGGCGCTGAATCGTATG AGTAAATGGCTGGTGGCTGCTTCTTTTGCTCTTGCAGCTCTTTGGAAGCGTGATGCTGAAATTATGTGGGCTTTGATGGGTGCGGTTGCAAACACTGTGCTTTCGTCCATTCTTAAAAAGCTGCTCAACCACGAAAGGCCGGCACCGGCTTTGCGGTCTGATCCTGGGATGCCATCATCCCATGCCCAATCCATTTTCTATGCTGCAACATTTCTAGTTCTTTCAG TGTTCTCCTGGCTTGGGACAAATTATCTGGCAATGATTCTTGGGGCTACAACTGTAGCATTGGCCTCCTATCTA TCATGGCTACGGGTGTCGCAGCGTCTCCACACACTGAACCAGATTCTCGTGGGCGCTGCTGTAGGATTAGCCTTCAGCACTCTGTGGTTTGCGCTCTGGCATTTGCTCGTGCGGGATGCTTTTGCTTCCTCGTTGTGGGTTCAAATTCCGGTCGTCCTTGGTTCAGTAGTGTTCTGTGTTTCCTTTGTCGTCTACATCATTCAGCACTGGCTCAAGGATGAGTAA